The sequence below is a genomic window from Larimichthys crocea isolate SSNF unplaced genomic scaffold, L_crocea_2.0 scaffold25214, whole genome shotgun sequence.
AGAGAGGAGGCTGGGACAGACTGACAGCTACAGATACGTTTACTTCCAACACAATTACGGGGAGAGAGAATCAGCCAAGGAGGCAGAATTTACATATAAAAAGAATCATCCATGTGCATGTCAAATAAGTTTCCTCAACCCCCAACCTCCCATCTCACTTAACTAGCCAAGCGGGAAATGAGAATCTCTCAGTTATGGCTGCATACATAGCCCTCCATCACACAGTGAACCCTGTCAAAGCATATTAATACTTCCCAAACgtcattttcagtcactggaagaaaaaaaactcacctcCATGTTTGGCTCGACATGtaacaataagaaaataagCATGCTTGCAAGATGTAGCTAGAACAGTAGCATGTTAGCGGGGTTACTCCTGAAGTCTCGTCTGAGTCAGAACCTTTGTTGCTTTTACAATCTCTCTATCTTAATCTCTCATCTCTGTGATGTCGGCTATTAAATAAAcgcaaaaaataaaagaataaaaatgactaaatgttgCTAAATGTCCAATATCTCTAACATGCATGTTAACTCAATGTCAGCGGTTGCCTCGTAGCATGTGTAACAGTAGCACTTATCTCAACACAGGCTGATTAAAAATACTTCCTCTTATAAAAGTTATCTTCATATGAATCACAAAAATGCATTGTGTGGATACACAACTACACTGTTTTTGATCCCTAAAAGGTTGCTCCACCACATTATAAGTGGTCAAAAGCTGTACAGGACGTgatgacataaaacaaaaaaaggtgaaatgacCTAAAATGGccaaatgtctttttctttgaaaaGAGCAAATGAAATACTGATATTTGCTAAAAGGACAGTATTAGTTATTTGTACCTGAGTGCCATTGGCTGCAAGGCCTGTGAAGCCAGCCTCTCAAACATCCTCTGCAGTGGCGGGTGCAGTGGGTGGTCTTCGTCTCCCAGGGCCTGACTACAGCGCTGCAACAGCCGCTGGTGGAGGCATGCTTCACACAACACCTGCTGGTTCCTCTCACTGTT
It includes:
- the LOC113744863 gene encoding WD repeat and FYVE domain-containing protein 3-like, which produces MVVIHPGAVLAMLDLLPSVSSDSQPEHALDLQLAVANILQLLVNSERNQQVLCEACLHQRLLQRCSQALGDEDHPLHPPLQRMFERLASQALQPMAL